In Spinacia oleracea cultivar Varoflay chromosome 5, BTI_SOV_V1, whole genome shotgun sequence, a single window of DNA contains:
- the LOC110793668 gene encoding uncharacterized protein yields MRDILSGKRTCGTNETVHLTEHCSALILSPFPPKLKDPGSFSIPCSIQELKFDNALCDLGASVSILPYKIYEKLSLGDLTPTPMSLQLADRSVTFPLGRVDDVPLVIGKLTFLVDFIVLDIDEDAHTPIILGRPFLATAGALIDVQGGLITLKAGDAKASFKLAIDD; encoded by the coding sequence ATGAGAGACATTTTGAGCGGCAAAAGGACTTGTGGCACCAATGAAACCGTGCACCTAACGGAGCATTGTAGTGCTTTGATTTTGAGCCCTTTCCCCCCAAAGCTCAAGGACCCTGGGAGCTTCTCGATTCCTTGTAGCATCCAAGAGCTTAAGTTTGACAACGCTCTATGTGATTTGGGGGCGAGTGTAAGTATTTTGCCGTACAAAATTTATGAGAAACTTAGTCTTGGCGATCTCACCCCTACCCCTATGTCCTTGCAATTAGCCGATCGCTCGGTTACGTTCCCATTGGGTAGGGTTGATGATGTTCCTCTAGTGATAGGGAAGTTGACTTTCCTCGTTGACTTCATTGTCTTGGACATCGATGAGGACGCGCATACCCCTATAATATTAGGGAGGCCATTCTTGGCTACGGCGGGTGCTCTCATCGATGTTCAAGGTGGCCTTATCACTTTGAAGGCGGGAGACGCCAAGGCTAGTTTCAAGCTTGCTATTGATGATTAA